TTTGGCAGACTCTTTATAAATACCTGCCTCTGTTTTTAGAAAAACAGCTCTCGCATCTTCAATAGCAATGCGCAGTAACTTATTTTCCTTACGAATGAGGGGATTATAGCTGTCAAAATAATGGAGGTCCTGTCCAATATAATCTGACATATCTTTAAAACGAGCAGCCATGGTAATACCCTGCATCTTTTTAGCAGCCAAAACCTTACCATCTTTATCAATAGCAAACATAACGATGGTCCCAGCTCTGATCTTACCAGACCGACGTCCAATAGCTACACGTCCTAGACGCCTTAATTGCCTATAAATGCTATTAAAATGTTTTATTTGCTTTAAGCCTAATATGATTTGAACTGCATAGGCTGCTAAAGCAAAGAGACCAAAAATAATCATAAAATTCATCAGAATACTCCTTTTTCTCTGGT
This region of Streptococcus mutans genomic DNA includes:
- a CDS encoding transcriptional regulator GutM, with the translated sequence MNFMIIFGLFALAAYAVQIILGLKQIKHFNSIYRQLRRLGRVAIGRRSGKIRAGTIVMFAIDKDGKVLAAKKMQGITMAARFKDMSDYIGQDLHYFDSYNPLIRKENKLLRIAIEDARAVFLKTEAGIYKESAKQTPLLDIRLQTKFLLSRFKLKKRHETKI